From Candidatus Pedobacter colombiensis, one genomic window encodes:
- a CDS encoding ABC transporter permease: MSPLKISWKSLWSKPLSSALNIMLIAFGTGILTILLLASTQISEKLDNNSKDIDLVVGAKGSPLQLILSSIYYIDFPTGNIPLKEAMDLAHSPFVKRAVPLALGDNYNGTRIVGTDSNFVSLYKLRTAQGKFWQKDFEATIGATVAKSQNLKIGDTFYGAHGLTGSSDVHKSHQYVVSGILNPQGNVTDNLILTNVASVWKMHDEHEDHDHKAHEGHDHEAQDHAEESRELTSLLIQYRSPMSVAMFPRLVNETTNMQAASPAQESTRLFSLIGVGVDTLQWFAILIMFIAAISVFVNLYNSLKERNYDLAIMRTLGASKTKLFLIIIAEGIMLTLAGTIIGIILGHLVLEFIGSNQESSQAQLSGFVLLYNEIYLFVAGLAIGIFAAIIPAIQAYRSNISKILAKN, from the coding sequence ATGAGTCCATTAAAAATCAGCTGGAAAAGCTTATGGTCTAAGCCCCTCTCTTCAGCATTAAACATTATGCTGATTGCTTTTGGAACAGGGATTTTAACCATTCTGCTGTTGGCATCTACGCAAATAAGCGAAAAGCTGGACAACAACTCGAAAGATATAGATTTAGTAGTAGGTGCCAAAGGTAGTCCACTGCAATTGATTTTAAGTAGTATCTATTACATAGATTTTCCAACCGGAAACATTCCTTTAAAAGAAGCGATGGATTTGGCTCATAGTCCTTTTGTAAAACGAGCTGTCCCACTAGCTTTAGGCGATAATTACAATGGCACACGTATCGTTGGTACTGATAGCAATTTTGTAAGTCTTTATAAATTAAGAACTGCCCAAGGAAAATTCTGGCAAAAAGATTTTGAAGCAACCATTGGTGCTACTGTAGCCAAAAGTCAAAATCTTAAAATTGGAGATACTTTTTATGGCGCTCATGGTTTAACAGGTAGCAGTGATGTACATAAGAGTCACCAATATGTGGTTTCCGGCATTCTAAATCCCCAAGGAAATGTAACCGATAACCTGATCCTTACCAATGTGGCCAGCGTTTGGAAAATGCATGATGAGCATGAAGACCATGATCACAAAGCGCACGAGGGACATGATCATGAGGCTCAAGATCATGCTGAAGAATCTAGGGAGTTAACCTCCCTGTTGATTCAATATCGGTCCCCCATGTCTGTCGCTATGTTCCCAAGACTTGTGAACGAAACCACAAATATGCAGGCGGCTTCCCCTGCTCAGGAAAGTACGCGCCTATTTTCATTAATTGGTGTGGGTGTAGATACCCTTCAATGGTTCGCAATACTCATTATGTTCATTGCAGCCATAAGCGTATTCGTAAACCTATACAATTCCTTAAAAGAGCGGAATTATGATCTGGCCATCATGCGTACGTTAGGCGCCTCGAAAACTAAGTTATTCCTTATCATTATTGCCGAGGGTATTATGCTTACTTTAGCAGGCACCATAATTGGGATAATCCTGGGCCATTTGGTATTGGAGTTTATTGGCAGCAATCAAGAGAGCAGTCAGGCCCAGCTAAGTGGCTTTGTTTTACTTTACAATGAAATATATCTATTTGTTGCCGGGCTTGCTATTGGTATATTTGCTGCTATAATTCCTGCAATACAGGCTTACAGATCTAACATTTCCAAGATATTAGCTAAAAACTAG
- a CDS encoding peptidylprolyl isomerase → MSIKPNTVVSLTYELHTTNEEGQQVFVEKTDKENPLVFLYGTGMMLPKFEEHLAGLNVGDSYSFELSAADGYGEIDPGAFADLPKEMFKDVELPAVGDVIPLQDNQGNHFRAGVTAIHEDVINVDLNHPMAGKDLIFAGEILAVREATQEELAHGHAHGADGHSGH, encoded by the coding sequence ATGAGTATTAAACCCAATACAGTGGTTTCATTAACGTATGAATTGCATACGACTAATGAAGAAGGACAACAAGTTTTTGTAGAGAAAACGGATAAGGAAAATCCACTAGTTTTCTTGTATGGTACAGGAATGATGCTACCAAAATTTGAAGAGCATTTGGCTGGCTTAAATGTTGGTGATTCATATAGTTTCGAACTTTCTGCTGCAGATGGTTACGGAGAGATTGATCCAGGAGCATTTGCTGATCTTCCAAAAGAAATGTTTAAGGATGTTGAATTGCCAGCTGTTGGTGATGTAATTCCTTTGCAAGATAACCAGGGAAATCATTTCAGAGCTGGTGTTACTGCTATCCATGAGGATGTGATTAATGTTGATTTAAATCACCCTATGGCTGGTAAAGACTTGATTTTTGCAGGTGAGATATTAGCTGTACGCGAAGCTACTCAAGAAGAACTAGCTCACGGTCATGCACATGGCGCTGATGGCCATTCTGGTCACTAA
- a CDS encoding dipeptide epimerase, producing the protein MRITHTEIYRFSIPIEPFVIATGTMHFAQNVLIRIYTDAGIYGVGECSAFPMIVGETQETCLAMAKDFAKILINKDPLDIPERMNDLLGYVDHNSTIKSAFDMALFDISAKNANLPLYRFLGGQKHSIETDMTIGIDTPENMALLALKYQKQGCRIIKIKLGKKVHDDIERVKQIRKAVGNDMTLRLDANQGWDFDDALFALGEMAPLNIEFCEQPMRTWFDDQLPELHLNSPIKIMADESCYDHHDARKLINSKSCDYLNIKFSKSGGILEAQKIHEVALQTGIKCMIGGMLESRLAVTANLHFALASPNVIFYDLDSCLLGHLVDPIIGGLTYDGYFLDVPETPGIGADADPMFLKDCDKWVV; encoded by the coding sequence ATGAGGATTACCCACACCGAAATTTACCGTTTTAGCATCCCTATAGAGCCATTTGTAATTGCAACAGGCACCATGCACTTTGCGCAAAATGTGCTGATCAGAATATACACTGATGCTGGTATTTATGGTGTCGGTGAATGTTCTGCTTTTCCAATGATTGTTGGTGAAACTCAGGAAACCTGCCTGGCCATGGCCAAAGACTTTGCGAAGATCCTTATTAATAAAGATCCACTTGATATCCCCGAGAGGATGAACGACTTGTTGGGCTATGTTGATCATAACAGTACAATTAAAAGTGCTTTTGATATGGCTTTGTTTGATATTTCGGCAAAAAATGCGAACCTGCCCTTATACAGGTTTTTAGGTGGACAAAAACACAGCATCGAAACCGATATGACCATTGGCATTGACACCCCTGAAAATATGGCGCTTCTGGCATTGAAATACCAGAAACAAGGTTGTAGAATCATAAAAATAAAACTTGGTAAAAAAGTACATGATGACATTGAAAGGGTAAAACAAATCAGAAAGGCAGTTGGTAACGACATGACCTTGAGACTTGATGCCAATCAGGGATGGGATTTTGATGATGCACTTTTTGCATTAGGAGAAATGGCTCCTCTAAATATTGAGTTTTGCGAACAACCCATGCGAACCTGGTTTGACGATCAGTTGCCTGAACTCCATCTAAATTCGCCAATTAAAATCATGGCTGATGAAAGCTGTTATGACCACCACGATGCCAGAAAGCTGATCAACAGTAAATCATGTGATTACCTGAACATTAAATTCTCAAAGTCTGGCGGTATTTTAGAAGCACAGAAAATTCATGAGGTAGCCTTACAAACAGGCATTAAATGTATGATAGGTGGCATGTTGGAAAGTAGACTTGCCGTAACCGCCAACCTACATTTTGCATTGGCCAGTCCCAATGTAATCTTCTATGATCTTGACAGCTGTTTATTAGGACATCTTGTCGACCCCATTATTGGTGGACTAACCTATGATGGTTATTTTCTGGATGTACCAGAAACTCCTGGTATAGGGGCAGATGCAGACCCTATGTTCCTGAAGGACTGTGACAAATGGGTGGTATAA
- the mgtA gene encoding magnesium-translocating P-type ATPase, which yields MKQDPLSNHINSFWSLDTPVLLQQLDTRTEGLKTVDIEERREKYGANTIKLEGKKSDVLLFLGQFKSPITIILLIAASLSFYLDDHVDALIIIIIVCFSSMLGFWQERAAGNAIAQLLAMVRIKANVLRDEKAGEIPVEDIVPGDIVLLSAGDVIPADSLILESNELFVDEAAFTGETFPVEKQGGTLAADTPLAKRSNSLFMGSHVISGTAKAIVVGTGINTEFGRVSQSLKNRTPETEFERGIRRFGYFLMQITLIMVIFIFGVNVMLNKPVLDSLLFTLAIAVGLTPQLLPAIITVNLAQGARRMAQKQVIVKRLSSIENFGCIDILCSDKTGTLTAGNVKVNDGLDCAGKESAKVLNLAKINAMLQQGFKNPIDEAISALNLKDYKERERLDEIPYDFIRKRLTLLVSSDTGPQMITKGAVSQVTEVCSYAEDADGKLVSITEAKAGIQQTYEVLSAKGYRTLGVAYKNLDNKGPIHREDEKDMVFAGFVTLFDPPKEGIVETIKSLQNLGIHLKVITGDNALIARSMSEQVGMKDALILTGSALRDMSDEALRHQVLKTDIFAEVEPNHKERIILALKKAGRVVGYMGDGINDASALHAADVGISVNTAVDVAKEAADIVLLDQDLNVLIEGVKEGRRTFANTQKYIFMATSANFGNMFSMAGASLFLSFLPLLPKQILLTNLMTDLPSMAIATDNVDAEWTDKPRRWDINFIKRFMLIFGILSSVFDYFTFGVLLFFFHAAEKEFQTGWFIESVVSATLIVMVVRTRKTILTSKPGKYLLIATLLIAILALLLPIIPFANIMGFIAVPFKFYLAMLAIVMLYIFSAELVKSWFYKRFY from the coding sequence ATGAAACAGGATCCTCTTTCAAATCATATAAATAGTTTTTGGTCGCTGGATACTCCTGTGTTATTGCAACAACTCGATACAAGGACTGAAGGATTAAAGACAGTTGATATTGAGGAACGCAGAGAAAAATACGGAGCCAATACGATCAAGCTGGAGGGCAAGAAAAGTGATGTCCTGTTGTTTTTAGGACAGTTTAAAAGTCCAATTACTATTATTTTATTGATAGCGGCCAGTTTGTCTTTTTATTTAGACGATCATGTTGATGCACTTATCATCATTATTATTGTATGTTTTAGCAGTATGCTTGGTTTTTGGCAGGAGCGGGCAGCAGGGAATGCAATTGCTCAGTTACTGGCAATGGTTAGGATAAAAGCAAATGTGCTGCGTGATGAAAAAGCAGGGGAAATCCCGGTAGAAGATATTGTACCGGGGGATATTGTATTGCTGAGCGCGGGAGATGTGATACCTGCGGATTCACTTATCCTGGAATCAAATGAGTTGTTTGTGGATGAGGCTGCATTTACTGGTGAAACATTTCCGGTTGAAAAGCAAGGTGGTACTTTGGCCGCGGATACCCCATTGGCTAAGCGCAGCAATTCGCTCTTCATGGGAAGTCATGTCATTAGCGGTACAGCTAAAGCTATAGTTGTTGGAACGGGCATTAATACCGAATTTGGACGTGTAAGTCAGAGTCTTAAAAACCGGACACCAGAAACAGAGTTTGAACGTGGCATCAGGCGGTTTGGCTATTTTCTGATGCAAATAACCTTGATCATGGTTATTTTTATTTTTGGAGTTAACGTGATGTTGAATAAACCGGTTCTGGATTCATTGTTGTTTACACTTGCCATTGCAGTTGGGCTAACGCCGCAACTGTTGCCTGCTATTATTACGGTAAATCTGGCTCAGGGGGCGCGGAGGATGGCTCAAAAGCAGGTGATTGTTAAACGTCTCAGTTCCATAGAAAATTTTGGGTGTATAGATATTTTGTGTTCGGATAAAACAGGTACATTGACTGCAGGGAATGTAAAGGTGAATGATGGGTTGGATTGCGCTGGTAAGGAAAGTGCTAAAGTGCTGAACCTGGCAAAAATAAATGCCATGCTACAACAAGGTTTTAAAAACCCCATTGATGAAGCAATCTCGGCATTAAACCTCAAGGATTACAAAGAAAGAGAGCGGTTGGATGAGATTCCTTATGATTTTATCCGCAAACGTTTAACGCTGCTTGTTTCATCGGATACAGGGCCTCAAATGATTACTAAGGGAGCAGTAAGCCAGGTTACTGAAGTGTGTAGTTATGCAGAGGATGCTGACGGGAAGTTAGTTTCTATAACAGAAGCAAAAGCTGGAATCCAACAAACTTACGAGGTATTGAGTGCAAAGGGGTATCGTACTTTGGGAGTGGCGTATAAAAATCTGGACAATAAAGGCCCTATTCATAGAGAGGATGAAAAGGATATGGTATTTGCTGGGTTTGTAACCTTGTTTGATCCTCCAAAAGAGGGGATTGTAGAAACTATCAAATCCTTGCAGAATTTAGGCATTCATTTAAAGGTAATTACTGGCGACAATGCCCTTATTGCGAGAAGTATGAGTGAGCAGGTTGGCATGAAGGATGCTTTAATACTTACAGGATCTGCCTTGCGGGATATGAGTGATGAGGCTTTACGTCACCAGGTATTGAAAACGGATATTTTTGCGGAAGTGGAGCCTAACCATAAGGAAAGGATTATCCTTGCCTTAAAGAAGGCTGGAAGAGTGGTCGGTTATATGGGTGACGGGATTAATGATGCATCGGCACTTCATGCGGCAGATGTTGGCATTTCGGTTAATACGGCAGTGGATGTAGCCAAGGAGGCGGCTGATATTGTTTTACTGGATCAGGATCTGAATGTATTGATAGAGGGGGTAAAGGAGGGACGGCGTACATTTGCCAATACACAGAAGTACATTTTTATGGCTACCAGTGCTAATTTTGGAAATATGTTTAGTATGGCTGGGGCATCTTTATTTTTGTCTTTCCTACCCTTATTGCCTAAGCAAATTCTATTGACCAATTTAATGACAGATTTGCCTTCAATGGCTATTGCTACTGATAATGTGGATGCGGAATGGACAGATAAACCCAGACGTTGGGACATTAACTTTATTAAACGCTTTATGCTGATATTCGGCATATTAAGCTCTGTTTTTGATTATTTTACTTTTGGCGTCTTGTTGTTTTTCTTTCATGCTGCTGAAAAGGAATTTCAAACAGGCTGGTTTATAGAGTCTGTGGTTTCTGCAACGCTTATTGTTATGGTGGTACGTACCAGGAAGACTATCCTTACCAGTAAACCTGGTAAATACCTGCTTATTGCTACATTACTTATAGCTATATTGGCTTTACTGCTTCCGATAATACCTTTTGCAAATATTATGGGTTTTATTGCAGTGCCTTTTAAATTCTATTTGGCAATGCTGGCAATTGTTATGTTGTATATTTTTTCTGCTGAGCTGGTTAAAAGTTGGTTTTACAAGCGTTTTTATTAA
- a CDS encoding thioredoxin domain-containing protein, protein MSNINKESNNLINASSPYLLQHAYNPVNWYEWGEEALQKAKDENKLILVSIGYSACHWCHVMERESFENHEVAEVMNRSFVCIKVDREERPDIDQIYMLAIQLMTGSGGWPLNCICLPDQRPIYGGTYFKKGDWISVLSSVADMWANEADKAKQYADRLTDGIKNAEKIIPNIKVDDYTTTHLTEIIEPWKRYFDMSEGGYNRAPKFPLPNNWQFMLRYSHLMEDDGTHVSALLTLEKMAMGGIYDHVGGGFARYSVDGEWHVPHFEKMLYDNGQLISLYAEAYQYSKSMLFKEVAEETIAWLEREMTFKEGLFYSALDADSEGIEGKFYVWDKAEFDALLGDDGDLLADYFNVTAEGNWEEEQTNILLRKFNEEDYAEVKGIPIISLLEKIKAAKLKLLQERGKRVRPGLDDKCLTAWNAMAIKGLAESAGIFGNPHYYGLAKRAASFILSNLNTADGGLYRNYKNGKATIPGFLDDYAFFIEALITLYQYDFDASWLQEAKRLTEYVLANFEDADSSMLFYTPGTGEALIARKHEIMDNVIPASNSVMAQNLHKLGLFFDHDLYILKAEGMLAAVLPQIKTYGSAYSNWAIQVLEEVFGINEIALTGKHIEKVKTEINKHYIPNKITLGGTNSELPLLKDKESHETKIYICRNKVCQLPVTTVEEALKLITK, encoded by the coding sequence ATGTCTAATATAAATAAAGAATCCAATAATTTAATTAATGCATCGTCGCCATATTTATTGCAACATGCTTATAATCCTGTAAACTGGTACGAATGGGGGGAGGAAGCTTTGCAAAAAGCCAAAGATGAGAACAAACTGATATTGGTGAGTATTGGTTATTCGGCATGTCATTGGTGTCATGTTATGGAGCGCGAAAGTTTTGAAAATCATGAAGTTGCTGAGGTGATGAACCGAAGTTTTGTCTGCATAAAGGTGGATAGAGAAGAACGCCCGGATATTGATCAGATTTATATGCTGGCTATTCAACTGATGACCGGTAGTGGTGGTTGGCCATTAAACTGTATTTGTCTGCCTGATCAGCGACCTATATATGGCGGGACTTATTTTAAAAAGGGGGATTGGATTAGTGTGTTGTCGAGTGTTGCAGACATGTGGGCAAATGAAGCTGATAAGGCCAAACAGTATGCTGATAGGTTAACCGATGGTATTAAAAATGCAGAGAAGATTATTCCAAATATTAAGGTTGATGACTATACCACAACGCATCTAACGGAAATTATAGAGCCCTGGAAAAGATACTTTGACATGTCAGAGGGTGGATATAATCGTGCTCCGAAGTTCCCATTACCTAATAATTGGCAGTTTATGTTACGCTATAGTCACCTTATGGAAGATGATGGGACCCATGTTTCGGCTTTGCTTACGCTTGAGAAAATGGCAATGGGTGGTATTTATGATCATGTGGGAGGTGGCTTTGCACGCTATTCAGTTGATGGAGAATGGCATGTGCCTCATTTCGAGAAGATGTTGTATGATAACGGTCAACTGATCAGTTTATATGCAGAAGCTTATCAATATTCGAAATCAATGTTGTTTAAAGAGGTGGCTGAAGAAACTATTGCATGGCTGGAACGAGAAATGACTTTTAAAGAAGGTCTGTTCTATTCTGCACTAGATGCCGATAGCGAGGGGATAGAGGGTAAGTTTTATGTATGGGATAAAGCTGAATTTGATGCTTTACTAGGTGATGATGGCGATTTACTTGCTGATTATTTTAATGTAACAGCGGAAGGGAACTGGGAAGAAGAGCAGACAAATATTTTGCTGAGGAAATTTAATGAAGAGGATTACGCCGAGGTGAAAGGCATTCCTATCATTAGTTTACTGGAGAAAATAAAAGCGGCTAAGCTAAAGTTGCTTCAGGAGCGTGGTAAAAGAGTAAGACCTGGATTGGATGATAAGTGTTTAACAGCCTGGAATGCGATGGCCATTAAAGGTTTGGCAGAGAGTGCCGGGATATTTGGTAATCCACACTATTATGGGCTAGCCAAAAGGGCTGCATCGTTTATTCTTTCGAATTTAAATACAGCTGATGGAGGTTTGTACCGCAATTATAAAAATGGTAAGGCAACTATTCCGGGTTTCCTGGATGATTATGCTTTCTTTATAGAGGCCTTAATCACCTTGTACCAATATGATTTTGATGCGAGCTGGTTACAGGAGGCTAAACGCCTGACCGAATATGTATTGGCGAATTTTGAAGATGCTGATAGTTCAATGTTATTTTATACGCCTGGAACAGGGGAGGCTTTAATAGCCCGTAAGCACGAGATTATGGATAATGTAATCCCGGCATCCAATTCGGTAATGGCTCAAAATCTGCACAAGCTTGGGCTATTTTTTGATCATGATCTATATATATTAAAGGCAGAAGGTATGCTTGCTGCGGTACTCCCTCAAATTAAAACATACGGCTCTGCTTATTCCAACTGGGCTATACAGGTTTTGGAAGAAGTATTTGGTATCAACGAAATTGCGTTGACGGGTAAGCATATCGAAAAAGTAAAAACAGAGATCAATAAACATTATATTCCTAATAAAATTACATTAGGGGGAACAAATTCTGAGCTTCCTTTATTAAAAGATAAGGAAAGCCACGAAACAAAAATCTATATTTGCCGAAATAAAGTGTGCCAGTTGCCCGTTACTACGGTTGAGGAAGCATTAAAATTGATAACTAAATAA
- a CDS encoding transcriptional repressor — translation MNINPVNLLKEHDLKHTKQRVRVLEEIALDTVAISQPDLEKKLGKEIDRVTLYRILNTYQEKGILHRVMDMNGTANYAICTSSCSEDHHHDEHVHFNCTNCNKIYCLEVEVPRIKMPKGFTAKTVSSTAYGICEKCNAI, via the coding sequence ATGAATATCAATCCGGTAAATCTATTAAAAGAACACGATTTAAAACATACCAAACAAAGGGTACGTGTTTTAGAAGAAATTGCTTTAGATACAGTGGCTATTTCGCAACCTGATCTGGAGAAAAAACTAGGCAAGGAGATTGATCGGGTAACATTGTACCGGATACTAAATACATATCAGGAAAAGGGAATCCTCCATAGAGTTATGGATATGAATGGGACAGCCAATTATGCCATTTGTACTTCTTCATGCTCAGAGGATCATCACCATGACGAGCATGTACATTTCAATTGTACAAATTGCAATAAGATTTACTGTTTAGAAGTAGAGGTACCTAGAATTAAGATGCCTAAAGGATTTACCGCAAAAACCGTAAGCTCTACTGCTTACGGCATTTGCGAAAAATGTAATGCTATTTAG
- the cls gene encoding cardiolipin synthase, with translation MDWLLVSEIAYLLILILVCLRIIYDTRSTTKTLAYLLFAIFVPFFGIIFYFFFGINYRHRKMYSKKLFENDDLAAKFKQDLLHYSAKTFRENNAEVLSNKELAFMLLKDSMSPLTAKNAVKLLINGEQKFPEVLKAIQEAKYHIHIEYYIFEDDEIGQALAAALAAKAKEGVKVRFIYDDFGSRDIRKKIVPWLIENGVEAYPFLKVHFILLANRLNYRNHRKIIVIDGLTSFVGGINVSNRYINNHTEQLYWRDTHLRIDGPGTLYLQYLFLCDWNFCSEKILEPDSYFFPTKAPQIVEENKLVQIAASGPDSESPTILFSILQAINLATNEILITSPYFIPGESLLDALIISSLSGISVKLLVPGKSDSILVNSAARSYYNDLLKAGVQIYQYQKGFIHAKTMVTDKKIAMVGTANMDFRSFDLNFEVNAIVYDTQIATELSTIFYCDLKHALKIDPEQWADRPLYKQLLEKAARLLSPLL, from the coding sequence ATGGACTGGTTGCTGGTTTCCGAAATCGCTTATCTCCTCATCCTGATTCTAGTCTGCCTGCGCATCATTTATGATACCCGCAGTACCACAAAAACTCTTGCATACCTACTTTTTGCCATATTCGTCCCTTTTTTTGGAATCATCTTTTATTTCTTTTTTGGAATCAACTACCGGCACAGAAAAATGTACAGCAAGAAGCTATTTGAAAACGACGATCTGGCCGCAAAATTCAAACAAGATTTGCTTCATTACTCTGCCAAAACCTTTCGGGAAAACAATGCCGAAGTCCTCAGCAATAAAGAACTTGCCTTTATGCTATTAAAGGATTCAATGAGTCCGTTAACTGCTAAAAATGCAGTGAAGCTATTGATAAATGGAGAGCAGAAATTCCCGGAGGTATTGAAAGCAATTCAGGAAGCCAAATACCACATTCACATAGAGTATTACATATTCGAGGATGATGAAATCGGTCAGGCACTCGCTGCGGCTTTAGCAGCAAAAGCGAAGGAGGGTGTTAAAGTCCGCTTTATTTATGATGATTTTGGTAGCAGAGATATCCGAAAAAAAATAGTCCCCTGGCTTATAGAAAACGGAGTTGAAGCTTACCCTTTTCTCAAAGTACACTTTATATTACTAGCCAATCGCCTCAATTACAGAAATCACCGCAAAATAATTGTCATAGATGGCCTCACCTCATTTGTAGGTGGAATTAATGTGAGCAACAGGTACATTAATAACCATACGGAACAATTGTATTGGCGGGATACCCATTTACGCATCGACGGTCCTGGTACACTGTACCTCCAATATCTTTTTCTGTGCGATTGGAACTTCTGTTCTGAGAAGATCCTGGAACCTGACTCATATTTTTTCCCAACTAAGGCTCCACAGATAGTGGAAGAAAACAAATTAGTACAGATCGCAGCCAGCGGGCCAGATTCAGAATCCCCAACCATTTTATTTTCCATCCTGCAAGCCATCAACCTTGCAACCAATGAAATTCTGATTACCAGTCCCTATTTTATTCCAGGCGAAAGTTTGCTTGACGCCCTTATTATATCATCATTAAGCGGAATTTCAGTAAAATTGCTGGTACCCGGCAAATCAGACTCTATTTTAGTGAATTCTGCTGCCAGGTCTTACTATAACGACCTCCTAAAAGCAGGTGTCCAGATCTACCAATACCAAAAAGGCTTTATACATGCCAAAACGATGGTTACGGATAAAAAGATTGCTATGGTGGGTACAGCAAATATGGATTTCAGAAGCTTCGACCTAAACTTTGAAGTAAATGCCATTGTTTATGATACTCAAATTGCCACCGAATTGAGTACTATTTTTTATTGCGACCTTAAGCATGCCTTAAAAATTGATCCCGAACAATGGGCTGATCGTCCATTATACAAGCAATTACTCGAAAAAGCGGCAAGGTTACTATCGCCTTTACTTTAA
- a CDS encoding ATP-binding cassette domain-containing protein produces the protein MISLKSVSHHYPGGHRIAFKDWQINNGDQWLLLGESGSGKTTLLHILTGILKPKEGEVLINETSIYSLTSKALDQFRGQNIGIIFQRPHLIKSLSITDNLVLAQSFAGLPTDLNRINEVLTSLDIAGKKKAYPNELSQGQLQRVSIARAVINKPALLIADEPTSSLDDKNAAAVLELLLQQSGINQATLVVATHDKRVKDAFTHTYQLS, from the coding sequence ATGATTTCATTAAAATCCGTTTCGCACCATTACCCTGGCGGGCATCGTATTGCTTTCAAAGACTGGCAAATAAACAATGGAGATCAGTGGCTGCTTCTGGGCGAGTCTGGCAGCGGAAAAACTACCTTATTGCACATATTGACCGGTATACTTAAACCAAAAGAGGGAGAAGTACTGATCAATGAAACTTCCATTTATAGTTTAACATCTAAAGCCCTGGATCAGTTTAGAGGTCAAAATATAGGCATCATCTTTCAGCGCCCACATCTGATCAAAAGTTTAAGTATAACAGACAATCTTGTACTTGCTCAGAGTTTCGCCGGATTGCCAACTGATTTAAATCGCATAAATGAAGTCTTGACTTCCTTAGACATAGCTGGCAAGAAAAAAGCTTATCCAAATGAACTTAGTCAGGGTCAACTTCAACGCGTTTCTATTGCAAGAGCTGTGATTAATAAACCGGCATTACTTATCGCAGATGAGCCTACATCAAGCCTGGACGATAAAAATGCAGCAGCTGTACTAGAACTTCTACTTCAGCAGTCCGGTATTAACCAGGCAACATTGGTGGTTGCTACCCACGACAAAAGAGTTAAAGATGCGTTTACCCATACTTACCAATTATCATGA